One window of the Zea mays cultivar B73 chromosome 3, Zm-B73-REFERENCE-NAM-5.0, whole genome shotgun sequence genome contains the following:
- the LOC100191388 gene encoding Protein CLMP1, whose product MGKSGAKKKKPATAAAAAAAKPPPASVELKATPSSSSLPAANGAAPHQVVDAGVLLRRAHELKEEGNRLFQSRDYAGALRQYELALRLAPRGHPDRAVFHSNRAACLLQLRPVDHEAVAQECSLALQAEPRFPRALLRRARALEALGRHELALADALALLALDPDHREAIDLSYRLRSRVNASSAASASSAPEPTSRPSPAALGASAVVAGLGHSLPARSFPKKQPPPASPANLQPNLAVIPKSNPPPLPKLVPFSNSPPSSTKPLAADSSEKAMTPPVASLLPERAAPLINKKVVTRWRPLKLVYDHDIRLGQVPEKCSFRTLREFVAKRFPSSKAVLIKYKDADGDLVTITSTEELRLAELFIDKVGHEVVENGREDDNKLPVLRLHLVEVSPEQEPTLPLEEEKLEEDEELLINGEDSTLHALAVVTDAEVVKQDVENRSADQSVETGKNDCGHAECKEAEIDDWLLQFADLFRNQVGIDADAHLDLHELGMELCSEALEETVTSMEAQVLFELAASKFQEVAALALFNWGNVHMCEARKRIPLDESAPKEVMAAQLRTAYYWVKERYALAGHKYEEALKIKPDFYEGLLALGQQHFETAKLHWSYALADKADLSTWDSLETFKLFDSAEQNMRAATEMWEKVEEQRMAELKEPGACDKDGVLRKRQHGAGGQPELTPEEAAEQAAVMRQQIHLFWGNMLFERSQVEFKLSVGDWKTNLDASVERFKLAGASESDILTVLKNHFSNVASECEEKKVMTSGTEISQTNDNVEDKCVVET is encoded by the coding sequence ATGGGCAAGTCCGGCGCAAAAAAGAAGAagccggccaccgccgccgccgccgccgccgcaaagCCGCCGCCCGCCTCGGTTGAGCTGAAGGCAACGCCGTCCTCGTCTTCTTTACCCGCGGCGAACGGTGCGGCGCCCCACCAGGTGGTGGACGCGGGCGTCCTCTTGCGCCGCGCACACGAGCTCAAGGAGGAGGGCAACCGCCTGTTTCAGTCGCGCGACTACGCCGGGGCGCTGCGCCAATACGAGCTGGCGCTCCGCCTCGCCCCGCGCGGCCATCCCGACCGCGCCGTCTTCCACAGCAATCGCGCGGCATGCCTCCTCCAGCTCCGCCCCGTAGACCACGAGGCCGTCGCGCAGGAGTGCTCCCTCGCGCTCCAGGCCGAGCCACGCTTTCCGCGCGCTCTCCTccgccgcgcccgcgcgctcGAGGCGCTCGGCCGCCACGAGCTCGCCCTCGCCGACGCGCTGGCGCTCCTTGCGCTCGACCCTGACCACCGCGAAGCCATCGACCTCTCCTACCGACTACGCTCCCGTGTCAACGCATCCTCTGCTGCCTCCGCTTCCTCGGCACCCGAGCCCACCAGCCGGCCCTCCCCCGCTGCCCTTGGTGCCTCCGCCGTTGTCGCCGGACTTGGCCATTCCCTCCCCGCTCGCTCATTCCCTAAGAAACAACCACCACCAGCCTCTCCTGCTAACTTGCAGCCAAATCTCGCAGTGATTCCAAAATCTAACCCGCCACCGTTGCCCAAGCTGGTGCCTTTCTCCAATTCTCCGCCATCTTCAACCAAGCCTTTGGCTGCAGATAGCTCCGAGAAGGCCATGACGCCTCCAGTTGCCTCTTTGCTACCGGAAAGAGCGGCACCACTTATAAATAAAAAGGTTGTGACGAGATGGAGGCCTCTCAAGCTGGTGTATGACCACGACATTAGGCTTGGGCAGGTTCCAGAGAAATGCAGCTTCCGAACACTTCGTGAGTTTGTAGCTAAGAGGTTCCCATCATCCAAGGCAGTGTTGATTAAATATAAGGATGCTGATGGTGATCTAGTTACCATCACATCAACAGAAGAGCTCCGGTTAGCTGAATTATTCATTGATAAAGTTGGCCACGAGGTTGTAGAAAATGGGAGGGAGGATGACAATAAGCTCCCGGTGTTGAGGCTGCACCTTGTTGAAGTTAGCCCAGAACAGGAACCAACTTTGCCATTggaagaagagaagttggaggagGATGAGGAATTGTTGATCAATGGTGAAGATAGCACTTTACATGCTTTAGCAGTGGTAACCGACGCAGAGGTGGTGAAGCAAGATGTTGAGAACAGATCTGCTGATCAAAGTGTGGAGACAGGGAAGAATGATTGTGGCCATGCCGAGTGCAAGGAAGCTGAGATTGATGATTGGTTGCTTCAGTTTGCAGATTTGTTCCGGAACCAGGTTGGGATTGATGCAGATGCACATTTAGACCTGCATGAGTTGGGCATGGAGCTGTGCTCCGAGGCTCTCGAGGAAACTGTGACAAGCATGGAGGCTCAGGTCCTTTTTGAGTTGGCTGCTTCTAAATTTCAGGAGGTTGCTGCTTTGGCCTTATTCAATTGGGGAAATGTGCACATGTGTGAAGCAAGGAAGCGCATCCCTCTCGATGAATCTGCTCCAAAGGAAGTCATGGCTGCTCAGCTCCGCACAGCTTATTATTGGGTGAAGGAGAGGTATGCTCTTGCAGGGCACAAATATGAGGAGGCCCTTAAAATCAAGCCAGACTTCTATGAAGGGCTTCTTGCTTTAGGCCAGCAACACTTCGAGACTGCAAAGCTTCATTGGTCATATGCACTGGCAGATAAGGCTGACCTATCTACCTGGGATTCTTTGGAAACATTCAAGCTTTTTGATAGCGCTGAGCAGAACATGAGGGCTGCAACAGAGATGTGGGAGAAGGTGGAAGAACAGAGAATGGCAGAGTTAAAAGAACCAGGCGCATGTGATAAGGATGGGGTACTGAGGAAAAGGCAGCACGGTGCAGGTGGTCAACCGGAGTTGACACCAGAAGAAGCAGCTGAGCAGGCAGCAGTAATGAGGCAACAGATTCACCTCTTCTGGGGTAATATGCTTTTCGAGCGTTCCCAAGTGGAGTTTAAGCTCAGTGTTGGTGACTGGAAGACAAATCTTGATGCATCTGTTGAAAGGTTTAAGTTGGCTGGAGCTTCAGAATCAGATATTTTGACAGTGTTGAAAAATCACTTTTCTAATGTAGCCTCTGAGTGTGAAGAGAAGAAAGTCATGACTTCAGGCACAGAAATTTCCCAAACAAATGACAATGTTGAGGATAAGTGTGTGGTTGAAACCTAA